The Methylopila sp. M107 genome contains the following window.
GTCGGCGAGCGCGGCCGACAGAGCGCGGAACGGCGCGAGATCATCGTCCTCGACCGCGGCCCTCAGCGCGGCGTCGACGTGATGGTTCCGCGGGATGATCGCCGGGTTCGCGCGGTCCATGCGCGCGCGGCGCTCGGCCGCCGCGTCCGGCTCGGCGGCGAGGCGCTCGTGATAGCGGACGCCCCAGTCGTCGAACGCGGTCGGCTCGTCGAACAGGTCGCGCACGCCCGCGTGGTCGCGGGTTTCGGCGAATGCGCCGAGCCGGCGGAACGTCAGCGTCTGGTCGGCCCGCCCCTCGGCCATGCGGTCGAGCAGATCCTGAACGAGGTCCATATCGTCCGCGCGCTCGGTCTCGAGGCCGAGCTTGCGCCGGTAGCCCGCGACATAGGCGGCCTCGAAGGCCGGCGCGAAGCCGTCGAGCGTCGTGGTCGCTTTCGCGACCGCCTGGTCGACGTCGTCGGCGAGCAGCGGGATCAGGCTTTCGGCGAGCCGGGTCAGGTTCCAGTGCGCGATTGCGGGCTGCCGCGCGAAGGCGTAGCGACCATGCTCGTCGATCGAGCTGTAGACCGCCATCGGGTTGTACGCGTCGAGGAAGGCGCAGGGGCCGTAGTCGATCGTTTCGCCGGCTATCGAACAATTGTCGGTGTTCATGACGCCATGCACGAAGCCGGCGTGAAGCCATTGCGCGATGAGCGCGGCCTGGCGGGCGACGACGCCTTCGAGCAACGCGAGCGCCTTGTCGGGCCGCTCGGCGGCGTCGCGGTAGTGGCGCGTCACGACATGTTCGACCAGCGCCTTCAACGCGTCGGCGTCGCGCCGGGCCGCGAAGAACTGGAACGTCCCGACCCGGATGTGGCTCGCCGCCACGCGGGTCAGCACGGCGCCCGGCAAAGCGGTTTCGCGATAGACCTGCTCGCCCGTGACGACGGCGGCGAGCGCCCGGGTGGTCGGCACGCCCAGCGCCGCCATCGCTTCGCTGACGAGATATTCGCGCAGCACCGGGCCGAGCGCCGCGCGTCCGTCGCCGCGGCGGGAGAACGGGGTCGGCCCCGCGCCTTTCAGCTGGATGTCGCGGCGCAGTCCGGCGCCGTCCACGACCTCGCCCAGCAGGATCGCCCGCCCGTCGCCGAGCTGCGGCACGAAATGGCCGAACTGGTGGCCCGCATAGGCGGTCGCGATCGGCTCGGAACCGGGAAGCACGGCGTTGCCCGCAAGGGCGTTCACGCCGTCGGCGCCCGACAGCGCCTCCGGATCGAGGCCGAGCTCGCGGGCGAGCGTCCGGTTCAGCGCCGCGAGCTTCGGCGCTCCGACCGGCGTCGGGGGCGTGCGCCGGAAGAACGTCTCCGGCAGCCGGGCGTAGCTGTTGTCGAACGGAACGCTGATGGTCACGAGACGGGCGAGGCTCCTTGGGCGCCGGGCGACGTGCGCGACGCCCGGGCTCGTCGGATATGGGGCCGCCCGGCCGGGATGTCAGCGGCGGGCGGTTCGCCGGCCGCTCGCAGGGCTTGAAGCGTCAGCCCTTCACGATGCTTTCGTTCAGCTTTTTGTCGACGGTCTCGACCGTGCGGTCGATCTCGGGGTTCGGCAGGCCGATCTCATGCGAGATCAGCTTCACCAGCAGGTCGACGCGCTCGATGAAGGGCGCGCCGCCGGCGACCGCGCGCGCCGCCGAGGAGGGCTTCAGCAGGCTCTCGGCCGCCTTGGCGTATTTCTCGAACGGGACCTGGTCCTTCGGGTCGGCGCCGAGCCGGCGCGCGACCGCGTCGACATGCTCGTAGATCGACTGCGAGAGCGCGATGTCGCCATGCACCGCGTCGCGGATCGACTGGGGCTCGGTCGGCGTGATGCAGCGATAGTTGCCGGTCAGCAGCATCGACCATTTGGCGAGCGGCACGAACAGCGAGTCGAAAACTTTCAGCTTCACCGGCACGTCCTGGCCGTCGAGCTTCACCGCGTCGATGTCGGCCTCGAGCTCCCGCAGAAGCTGGTTGTGCGCCTCGTCCGCGAAGGTTGCGGCCTTGAAGTTGGTCGGCAGGCCGACATGCAGGACGTTCGCGCCCTCCTCGGGCGGCCGGAAGGCCTGCGGGTCGGGCGAGCACAGCGAGATCAGGCCGGGCTCGAACCGCTCCCAGACGGAGGCGTTGGTGTAGGCCTCCTCGAGGTCGGAGTTTTCCAGCGCGGAGATCCGCTTGAGATAGGGCAGCGGCGGCATGTTCATGATCGACAGGCAGGGGAGCCTCGCCTCGGCGATCTTGATCATCAGCACGCGGATCGTGTGGTTGGCGTATTGCGGCTCCTGCATCGCGAGGCCCACCAGGTCGTAGCGGGAGACGTCGATGTCCTGCGGCGGGGCAGCGTCGAGCTTGCCCGGCAGATCGCGGGAGAAGATCGCCCGGTGCGTCGGCTCGTACCGCAGCTTGATGCGGACCTCTGTGCCTTCGCTGTTGATGAGATCGGCGGTCTTCTGCCGGCACACCAACGTCACGTTGTGGCCGGCCATCAGGAACTTCGTCGCAAGCAACGAGCCGTAGGAAGCCCCAAGAATCAGGATGTTGCGAGCCATGTTTCCTCAACAATGCCAGCCGGCTTCTCAGGTCGCTTCAGCATCTCAACCCTGAGTTGACTGAAGGATTTGAAGCCTGACGGTGATCGCGCCAGTCCTAATGGCATCCCAGGCGTTTGGGCAATAGCGAAGAGCTTTTGCGCGGCGCCCACTAGGGCTCGCGGCGCCGGGCGGGACGGGGGAGGGGAGGTTCCTCCTCCGCGAAAGCGGGGGAGGGGGACCATGCGTCAGCATGGTGGAGGGGGCGCGCTTCAGGATGAGGCTCTCGCGGAAGCGCACCCCCTACGCCCGCCCCCTCCACCGCCTCCGGCGGTCCCCTTCCCCGTGCGTTCCGCATGGAGGAGGATCAAGAAGACCGGCGCTCATGCGTTCGTCCCGCGCGGCGGCCGTCGGGCGGATTGTGTTTCGGAATTTTGTGCACTAGCGTTCCGACAGTCACCGGTTTGGCCGGAGGCTTCGATCACGTCGGCGCTTCGCGAGAAGCTTAATTGGGAACGCGGTGAGGGTGGTTCGTCCTCCAATTCCGCGGCTGTCCCTGCAACTGTAAGCGGCGAGTTCGATGCGCGCCGGAAGGCACTGGGCGAAAGCCCGGACGCCTCCTGCCACTGAGACAGGTTCCCCGCGACGGGAACAGTCTTGGGAAGGCAAGCGCATCGGGCGATGACCCGCGAGCCAGGAGACCTGCCGACGTCTGATCGCTCTTGCCGCGGCCCAGGGGGTGGCCGGGGCGCGGCTTCGTCCGTCTGAGCGACAACGGTGCGGCTGGGGCCGCATCGGTTCGTTTGGGCCGGAGCGAATGCGCCGAACCGTCCCAGACGCGCCGACCGTCGCAAGCGGGCCCCCGCCGGAGTCGTGGCGCTCCGGGGACGAGTAGTTGAATTACACAGCGGAACTGCGTCTGGCGCTCGCAATCGCGGCGGGCCTCGGGCTGTGCGCGCCTGCGCGCGCTCAGGATGACGCCGGCGCCGACGGCGAGGCGACGCAGCTCGAGACCATCACGGTCACGGGGACGAAGCCCGAGCTGAAGGGCGTCCTGTCGCCCGGCGAGGTGTCGGTCGTCTATCCGGACGACGTGAAGGGCGAGCACAAGGCGCTGCCCGACCTGCTCGACCAGATCCCCGGCGTCTGGGCCCGGAGGGTCGCGGGCACCGGCCAGTATACGACGGCGAGCATTCGCGGCTCTTCGCCGAGCCAGGTGAACATCTACATCGACGGCGTGCCGTACAACACGGCGAGCGAGTCCGCGACGGACCTCTCGACCATTCCAATGTCGAACGTCGAGCGCGTCGAGGTCTATCGCGGCACGACGCCGGCGCGGTTCTCCGGCGCGCCGCTCGGCGGCGCCATCAACATCGTGACCAAGCGGCCGGACGCGGCGAAAACCAGCGTCTCGGCCGGCGCGCGCTCGTTCGGCGGGCGGCAGGCCTCGGGCAGCGTGAGCGCGCCGCTGCTCGGCGGTTCCGTGCTGTTCGGCGTCGACGCCGAGGAAAGCAAAGGCGACTTCAAGTATAGAAACTACACGGTGAGAGACCTTCGGGCGATCACCTTTCCGGACGGCGCGAAGCCGGACGATCCGGGTCTTCCGGTCAACAGGAGACGGTTGAACAACGCCTATGAGAAAGCCAACGGCGTTCTCAAATGGCAGAACGACAACCTGTTCGCGAAGTGGTCCTACAACGAGATGGAGCGCTTCATGCCGACGCGCGTCTCGCCATACAACTGGTCATGGGAAGACGCCGAAGGCGACCCCGGCATCGGGAGCCAGCGTCGCCGCCAGCGCATCGCGGAGCACAACGGCGCGGTCGGCTGGCGCGAGACCTATGGCGACCTGTCGCTTGGGCTGACCGGCACGTTCATGGACCAGTCGAAGCGCTACCGGAACCTCGACGCCTTCGCGAACCAGGGCGTCGGAACACTCTGGTCGGACTACCGCACGAGACGCTACGGGATCGCGGGCGACGCCGGCTACGAGTTTGGCAAGGAGGGACCGCTCGGCCACAGGTTCGAGGTCCACGCCGAGTATCTGCGGGAGACGCTCTACGCCGACGCCAACGACCGCATCTCCTCGAGCGGCTACGAGACCGACCTGTTCACGCGCTTTCCGCGAGAACGCGGCACGATCCAGGCGCAGGACACGATCACCATCCGCCCGCTCGGCGACCTGCAGATCACGCCGGTCGGCCGCCTGGAGAAGCTGCAGGGCCCCATCCTCGGCAGCCGCCTGTCGCCGCTCGGCGGGGCCGAGGGCGACTATGGCTGGAAGCCGACCCATGGGCTGAGCGCCAAGAAGCAGCTGCTCGACGGCTGGGAAGCATTCGCCAATACCGGCACGTATAACCGGTATCCGAGCTTCTACGAGATCTACGGCGACGGCGTCTATATTTCGCCCAACATCGACAGCGCCGGCAGGGTGCGGCAGCTCAAGCGCGAACACGGCCGCAACTTCGACGCCGGCCTCGGCTGGACGGGCGCGCTCGCGGGCGACTGGAAGGGCGGCTTCCGGCTGACCTATTTCCAGCGCAAGACCCAGGACGCGATCACCTTCTTCGAGACGCCCGTCGGCTCGAAATACATCAATTCCGGCACGACCTTCACGCGCGGGCTGGAGTTCGAGGGGAACATCGCCTTCGGCGACCGGGCGGACCTGCATCTCGCAGGCACGGTGCAGGAGGGCCGCTACGTCAAGGGCACCTACTACACGTTCGGCGCGATCGACGCGGCCGAGCGCGTCGACGGCAAGCTGAAGGTCCTGCAGATCCCGGACTTCAGCGCCAACGCGCGGCTCAACCTGCACTTCCTGGACGGCGCGCTCACCACGTTCGCCGAGGTGCGCCACGTCGGCAACGTCTACTACGCCCAGTTTTCCGACGGGCAGACCTATGACGAGCCGCTGACGACCATCGACGTCGGAGCGCATTACAAATTCCAGAACGGTCTGAAGACCTCTGCCGGCGTGATCGACATGTTCGATCGGGGCCCGAAGCAGAGAATGAGCGACTATCAGAAGCTCATCTACGACTACTGCACGCCGAGCGCATCGAACGACTGCATGGATCCGAACACATGGCCGCAATATCGAAAAAACATGCGGCCTAACGTGTCCTATCCGCAGCAGGGCCGCACGCTCTACCTCTCAGCTGGAATGACGTTCTGAGCGGCGGACGGCTTTCGCGCGTCACGGCCCAGCGGTTTCCAACACCCGACTCGCAACAACTAGTGGAGATACACAATGTCGACCAGTCTTCCGTTTCGTTCGAACGCTGGACCCGCGGCCGGGCGGTCCCGCACGGGGCTCATCCGAACCGCCATCGCGGCGGGCTTCGCGGCGCTGGGCTTCGGCCTGTCGTCGGCGCCGGCGGCGGCCGACGGCTACGCCGCCTACACGGTCTACACCTATAACGGCACGCCGCGCGGCATGGCCGGCCGCATCCGGGACAGCGGCGGAAGCTCGATCACGCCGATCCGCAACCTGAAGACCGGCCTCAACGCCGACCCGCAGGTCGAGGGCGTGACGCTGAGCGGCGGCGGACTGCGCATCGCCGTCACCAACCGCGTCGCGCCTCCCGGCGCCGTGCCGCCGACGAACATCTACAACGCGACGCCGGCCGGTACGTCCCCGTCGCTGTTCGCCCCGACATGGACGAACGTCCGGAACATGTACGGCCTCGTGCGGGTCGGCTCCTATCTCTACGCGCTCGACTACGACAACGCCCGCGTGGTCGAGATCAACCCGACGAACTTCACGCAGACCGGCGTCACCTACACGTTGCCGGCGAGCCTGACGCCGAGCGGCTACGTCGCGCACGCCCAGGCGATCACCGAGATCGGCGGCAAGCTCTACGGGCTGTTCACCTTCGCGGACAGCTCGTGGTCGTCCTACGCGAACAGCATGGTGGTGCGCTTCACCCTCACGGGCGGCAGCTCGATCACGGTCGGCGCGAACGACCGCAACAGCGGCTTCGTCGGCAACGGCTTCAAGCTCGCGGTGAACGGGGCGGATCTCTATGTCGCGGGATTGGGCGGCGCCCAGGTCGGGGGAAGCTACAACGTCAACTCGAAGCTGCAGAAGATCGCCCACGGCGCCGTCAACCTCACCACCGCGACGGTGACGAACGTGCTCGCGCCGAGCGCGGCCAACCCGTACGAGATCCGCGACATCAGCTTCAAGGGATCTACCGCCTACGTGCTGTGGGGCGCCTATGACAGCGGCTTCCAGATGAGGGGTAAGCTGACCAGCACCACGAACTACACCAGCTTCACGACCATCAACAGCTTCACGGCCGGCGCGCCGGGCTACTACTGGGCGGCGCAATACACGCCGGAGAACGACCGCATCTGGTTCGTGCGCGGCAACCAGATCCTGGTCTACACGGCCGCGAGCCCGGCCACGCCCGCGGCCACGCTCTCGCTGACGGCCGGCAGCCTGATCTCGACCGGCGACGGCTACGACAACATCAACGACTTCACCTATGTCGGCGCGACCTCCGGCGCCGCCGTTGCGATCCGCGGCTATCGCTCGCCGACGCAGATCTCCCAGAGCCCGCGCGGACAGGCGGCGCGCGAGATCGCGCAAGGCCGTCCCGAACTGACGC
Protein-coding sequences here:
- a CDS encoding TonB-dependent receptor gives rise to the protein MNYTAELRLALAIAAGLGLCAPARAQDDAGADGEATQLETITVTGTKPELKGVLSPGEVSVVYPDDVKGEHKALPDLLDQIPGVWARRVAGTGQYTTASIRGSSPSQVNIYIDGVPYNTASESATDLSTIPMSNVERVEVYRGTTPARFSGAPLGGAINIVTKRPDAAKTSVSAGARSFGGRQASGSVSAPLLGGSVLFGVDAEESKGDFKYRNYTVRDLRAITFPDGAKPDDPGLPVNRRRLNNAYEKANGVLKWQNDNLFAKWSYNEMERFMPTRVSPYNWSWEDAEGDPGIGSQRRRQRIAEHNGAVGWRETYGDLSLGLTGTFMDQSKRYRNLDAFANQGVGTLWSDYRTRRYGIAGDAGYEFGKEGPLGHRFEVHAEYLRETLYADANDRISSSGYETDLFTRFPRERGTIQAQDTITIRPLGDLQITPVGRLEKLQGPILGSRLSPLGGAEGDYGWKPTHGLSAKKQLLDGWEAFANTGTYNRYPSFYEIYGDGVYISPNIDSAGRVRQLKREHGRNFDAGLGWTGALAGDWKGGFRLTYFQRKTQDAITFFETPVGSKYINSGTTFTRGLEFEGNIAFGDRADLHLAGTVQEGRYVKGTYYTFGAIDAAERVDGKLKVLQIPDFSANARLNLHFLDGALTTFAEVRHVGNVYYAQFSDGQTYDEPLTTIDVGAHYKFQNGLKTSAGVIDMFDRGPKQRMSDYQKLIYDYCTPSASNDCMDPNTWPQYRKNMRPNVSYPQQGRTLYLSAGMTF
- a CDS encoding protein adenylyltransferase SelO, giving the protein MTISVPFDNSYARLPETFFRRTPPTPVGAPKLAALNRTLARELGLDPEALSGADGVNALAGNAVLPGSEPIATAYAGHQFGHFVPQLGDGRAILLGEVVDGAGLRRDIQLKGAGPTPFSRRGDGRAALGPVLREYLVSEAMAALGVPTTRALAAVVTGEQVYRETALPGAVLTRVAASHIRVGTFQFFAARRDADALKALVEHVVTRHYRDAAERPDKALALLEGVVARQAALIAQWLHAGFVHGVMNTDNCSIAGETIDYGPCAFLDAYNPMAVYSSIDEHGRYAFARQPAIAHWNLTRLAESLIPLLADDVDQAVAKATTTLDGFAPAFEAAYVAGYRRKLGLETERADDMDLVQDLLDRMAEGRADQTLTFRRLGAFAETRDHAGVRDLFDEPTAFDDWGVRYHERLAAEPDAAAERRARMDRANPAIIPRNHHVDAALRAAVEDDDLAPFRALSAALADPFARDADASPYAAPPARDADPIRTFCGT
- a CDS encoding acetyl-CoA carboxylase; amino-acid sequence: MARNILILGASYGSLLATKFLMAGHNVTLVCRQKTADLINSEGTEVRIKLRYEPTHRAIFSRDLPGKLDAAPPQDIDVSRYDLVGLAMQEPQYANHTIRVLMIKIAEARLPCLSIMNMPPLPYLKRISALENSDLEEAYTNASVWERFEPGLISLCSPDPQAFRPPEEGANVLHVGLPTNFKAATFADEAHNQLLRELEADIDAVKLDGQDVPVKLKVFDSLFVPLAKWSMLLTGNYRCITPTEPQSIRDAVHGDIALSQSIYEHVDAVARRLGADPKDQVPFEKYAKAAESLLKPSSAARAVAGGAPFIERVDLLVKLISHEIGLPNPEIDRTVETVDKKLNESIVKG